A single window of Rhizobium indicum DNA harbors:
- a CDS encoding DUF167 domain-containing protein, with amino-acid sequence MSRPWSLFDDHLRLAVRLTPNGGRDALDGVEADGEGEAFLKARVTAVPEKGKANKALILLIARSLRIPKSSVNLISGKTTRKKILRIDGDPEDLVKKLEIFLG; translated from the coding sequence TTGAGCCGTCCCTGGAGCCTTTTCGATGACCATCTGCGCCTCGCCGTCCGGTTGACGCCGAATGGCGGGCGTGATGCTCTCGACGGCGTTGAGGCTGACGGCGAGGGCGAAGCTTTCCTGAAGGCACGCGTCACTGCCGTGCCCGAGAAAGGCAAGGCCAACAAGGCGCTCATCCTTTTGATCGCAAGATCCCTGCGCATTCCCAAATCCAGCGTCAACCTCATCTCGGGCAAGACCACGCGCAAAAAAATCCTCCGGATCGACGGCGATCCGGAGGATTTGGTAAAAAAGCTCGAGATATTTTTAGGCTGA
- the ppa gene encoding inorganic diphosphatase yields MRIDAISIGNNPPEDVNVIVEVPVGGHPIKYEMDKEAGTLVVDRFLYTPMTYPGNYGFVPHTLSEDGDPIDVLIASTRPLVPGCVINVRPIGVLKMEDNSGKDEKIIAVPSPKLTLRYEKVKDYTDLPEITLKQIEHFFEHYKDLEPGKWVKIFGWGDSKEAGELILEAVERAKKKG; encoded by the coding sequence ATGCGCATCGACGCCATTTCAATCGGTAATAATCCACCTGAGGACGTCAACGTTATCGTCGAGGTTCCGGTCGGCGGTCATCCCATCAAGTATGAGATGGACAAGGAAGCCGGCACGCTGGTGGTCGACCGTTTCCTCTATACGCCGATGACCTATCCGGGCAATTATGGTTTCGTGCCGCATACGCTGTCGGAAGATGGCGACCCGATCGACGTGCTGATCGCCAGCACCCGCCCGCTGGTTCCCGGCTGCGTCATCAATGTGCGCCCGATCGGCGTCCTGAAGATGGAAGACAATTCCGGCAAGGACGAGAAGATCATCGCCGTGCCGTCGCCGAAGCTGACGCTGCGCTATGAGAAGGTGAAGGACTACACCGATCTTCCCGAGATCACGCTGAAGCAGATCGAGCATTTCTTCGAGCACTACAAGGATCTGGAACCCGGCAAGTGGGTGAAGATTTTCGGCTGGGGCGACTCCAAGGAAGCAGGCGAACTCATCCTCGAAGCCGTCGAGCGGGCCAAGAAGAAAGGCTGA
- a CDS encoding MFS transporter, protein MSFSPTGDRFAAFRHSSYTRFFFARFLLSFSQQIVSVAVGWQMYDQTGSAIYLGLIGLVQFLPSLLLILVTGSVADRYNRRAIASLCSLVSALCTLALLVMTLMGSFTPLPVFAVLLIFGIERAFMSPAVQSLAPNLVPEEALSNAIAWNSSSWQLAAITGPVFGGLLYGVSAPTAYTVAVIFSVLGAALLYMIPKPVQKTTGETKSWAMILGGFSFIRTEKVVLGAISLDLFAVLLGGATALMPIFARDILTLGPWGLGLLRAAPGLGAIVMAIFLAAYPLRHRAGIYMFIGVALFGIGTIIFGISTNTEVSIAALALMGAADMVSVYVRESLIALWTPDQLRGRVNAVNMVFVGASNELGEFRAGTMAAIFGAVPAVVIGGVGTLVVAAIWASSFPKLRRIDTLDAPTPAQSI, encoded by the coding sequence ATGTCGTTTTCGCCCACCGGAGACCGTTTTGCCGCGTTCCGGCATTCGTCCTACACGCGGTTCTTCTTCGCGCGCTTCCTGCTTTCCTTCTCGCAGCAGATCGTCAGCGTCGCGGTCGGCTGGCAGATGTACGACCAGACGGGCAGTGCGATCTATCTCGGCTTGATCGGTCTCGTGCAGTTCCTGCCGTCGCTGCTGCTCATCCTCGTCACCGGTTCGGTGGCCGACCGGTACAATCGCCGGGCGATCGCCTCCCTCTGCTCGCTGGTGAGCGCGCTCTGCACGCTGGCGCTGCTCGTCATGACTTTGATGGGAAGCTTCACGCCGCTGCCTGTCTTCGCGGTGCTTTTGATCTTCGGCATCGAGCGCGCCTTCATGTCGCCGGCAGTGCAGTCGCTGGCGCCCAATCTGGTGCCGGAGGAGGCACTCTCCAATGCGATCGCCTGGAATTCGTCGTCCTGGCAGCTCGCGGCAATCACCGGGCCGGTGTTCGGCGGCCTGCTCTACGGTGTCAGTGCGCCGACTGCCTATACGGTGGCGGTGATCTTTTCCGTGCTCGGTGCCGCCCTTCTCTACATGATCCCGAAACCGGTGCAGAAGACGACGGGCGAGACCAAGAGCTGGGCGATGATCCTCGGCGGCTTCAGTTTCATCCGCACCGAAAAGGTGGTGCTCGGGGCGATCTCGCTCGATCTCTTCGCCGTGCTGCTCGGCGGGGCCACGGCGCTGATGCCGATCTTCGCACGCGATATCCTCACCCTCGGTCCCTGGGGCCTCGGACTGCTGCGCGCCGCACCGGGACTTGGCGCCATCGTCATGGCGATCTTTCTTGCCGCCTATCCGCTCAGACATCGCGCCGGCATCTACATGTTCATCGGCGTTGCCCTGTTCGGCATCGGAACGATCATCTTCGGCATATCGACCAACACCGAGGTCTCGATCGCTGCGCTGGCGCTGATGGGAGCGGCCGACATGGTGTCGGTCTATGTGCGCGAGAGCCTGATTGCGCTCTGGACGCCGGATCAGCTGCGCGGCCGCGTCAATGCGGTCAATATGGTCTTCGTCGGCGCTTCGAACGAACTCGGGGAATTCAGGGCGGGCACGATGGCGGCGATCTTCGGCGCGGTGCCGGCGGTCGTCATCGGCGGGGTCGGGACGCTTGTCGTGGCGGCGATCTGGGCGTCGAGTTTCCCCAAACTGCGCCGGATCGACACGCTCGACGCGCCTACCCCAGCGCAATCGATTTAA
- the typA gene encoding translational GTPase TypA, protein MSLRNIAIIAHVDHGKTTLVDELLKQSGSFRENQRVAERVMDSNDLEKERGITILAKATSVEWKGVRINIVDTPGHADFGGEVERILSMVDGAIVLVDSSEGPMPQTKFVVSKALKVGLRPIVAINKIDRPDGRHEEVINEVFDLFANLDATDEQLDFPILYGSGRDGWMNVNPEGPKDQGLTPLLDLVLKHVPEPTVHEGPFTMIGTILEANPFLGRIITGRINSGSIKPNQAVKVLHADGKTIETGRISKILAFRGIERTAIDEAHQGDIIAIAGLSKGTVADTFCDPSITIPLPAQPIDPPTVTMSFIVNDSPLAGTEGDKVTSRVIRDRLFKEAEGNVALKIEEAEGKDSFYVSGRGELQLAVLIETMRREGFELAVSRPRVVMHKDESGQLLEPVEEVVVDVDEEHSGVVVQKMSERKAEMVELRPSGGNRLRLRFYAPTRGLIGYQSELLTDTRGTAIMNRLFHDYQPYKGVIGGRVNGVLLANAPGEAVAYAMFNLEDRGPMIIEPGEKVYAGMIIGIHSRDNDLEVNVLKGKQLTNIRAAGKDEAVKLTPPIRMTLDRALSWIQDDELMEVTPKNIRLRKMYLDANDRKRFEKTKAAL, encoded by the coding sequence ATGTCACTTCGCAATATCGCGATCATCGCGCACGTTGACCATGGCAAAACGACCCTGGTGGATGAGCTTCTCAAGCAGTCCGGCTCGTTCCGCGAAAATCAGCGTGTCGCTGAACGCGTGATGGACTCAAACGATCTCGAAAAAGAACGCGGCATCACCATTCTCGCCAAGGCGACCTCGGTGGAATGGAAGGGTGTCCGCATCAACATCGTCGACACCCCCGGCCACGCCGACTTTGGCGGTGAAGTCGAGCGCATTCTCTCGATGGTGGATGGCGCGATCGTTCTCGTCGACTCCTCTGAAGGCCCGATGCCGCAGACCAAGTTCGTTGTCTCCAAGGCGTTGAAGGTCGGTCTTCGTCCGATTGTCGCGATCAACAAGATCGACCGTCCTGATGGACGCCACGAAGAAGTCATCAACGAAGTCTTCGATCTTTTCGCCAATCTCGACGCGACCGACGAGCAGCTCGACTTCCCAATCCTCTACGGTTCCGGCCGCGACGGCTGGATGAACGTCAATCCGGAAGGTCCGAAGGATCAGGGTCTTACGCCGCTTCTCGACCTGGTGCTCAAGCATGTTCCGGAGCCGACCGTCCACGAAGGTCCGTTCACGATGATCGGCACGATCCTCGAAGCCAACCCCTTCCTCGGCCGCATCATCACCGGCCGTATCAATTCCGGTTCCATCAAGCCGAACCAGGCCGTGAAGGTTCTCCACGCCGATGGCAAGACGATCGAAACCGGCCGTATTTCCAAGATCCTCGCCTTCCGCGGCATCGAGCGCACGGCAATCGACGAAGCGCATCAGGGCGATATTATCGCGATCGCCGGCCTTTCCAAGGGCACGGTCGCCGACACCTTCTGCGATCCTTCGATCACAATACCGCTGCCGGCGCAGCCGATCGATCCGCCGACCGTCACCATGTCCTTCATCGTCAATGATAGCCCGCTGGCCGGCACCGAAGGCGACAAGGTGACGAGCCGCGTCATCCGCGACCGTCTCTTCAAGGAAGCGGAAGGCAACGTCGCCCTGAAGATCGAAGAAGCCGAAGGCAAGGATTCGTTCTACGTGTCCGGCCGCGGCGAACTTCAGCTCGCCGTTCTCATCGAAACCATGCGTCGCGAAGGCTTCGAGCTTGCTGTGTCGCGTCCGCGCGTCGTGATGCACAAGGATGAAAGCGGCCAGCTTCTGGAGCCGGTCGAAGAAGTCGTCGTCGACGTCGACGAAGAACATTCCGGTGTCGTCGTGCAGAAGATGTCCGAGCGCAAGGCCGAAATGGTCGAGCTGCGTCCGTCGGGCGGTAACCGTCTCCGCCTGCGTTTCTACGCGCCGACCCGTGGCTTGATCGGCTACCAGTCGGAGCTGCTGACGGATACGCGCGGTACGGCGATCATGAACCGCCTGTTCCACGACTACCAGCCCTACAAGGGTGTGATCGGTGGCCGCGTCAACGGCGTGCTGCTCGCCAACGCCCCCGGCGAAGCCGTCGCCTATGCGATGTTCAATTTGGAAGATCGTGGCCCGATGATCATCGAGCCGGGCGAAAAGGTCTATGCCGGCATGATCATCGGCATCCATTCGCGCGACAACGACCTTGAAGTCAACGTCCTGAAGGGCAAGCAGCTCACCAACATCCGCGCCGCCGGCAAGGACGAAGCGGTGAAGCTGACGCCGCCGATCCGCATGACGCTTGATCGCGCGCTCTCCTGGATCCAGGATGACGAGCTGATGGAAGTGACACCGAAGAATATTCGTCTGCGCAAGATGTATCTCGACGCAAACGATCGCAAGCGTTTCGAAAAGACGAAGGCGGCTCTCTGA
- a CDS encoding GNAT family N-acetyltransferase has protein sequence MKTLSIDVRRAEPQDARAISETHRLAWQHTYAGIIPHRALTQMIERRGESWWRKATRGPATLLVLDVAGTVAGYATLGLNRARALPQEGEIYELYLRPEYQGIGLGRMLFGEARRLLKSLGCNGLVVWCLEDNETASHFYRNHGGVDFCEGMESFDHRQLKKIGFIWS, from the coding sequence ATGAAGACGTTGTCGATCGATGTCCGGCGGGCCGAGCCGCAAGATGCCCGAGCCATATCGGAAACACATAGGCTTGCCTGGCAACACACCTATGCAGGCATCATTCCGCATCGCGCACTGACGCAGATGATCGAGCGGCGCGGCGAAAGCTGGTGGCGCAAGGCAACGCGCGGACCGGCGACGCTGCTGGTTCTCGATGTTGCCGGGACAGTCGCCGGCTACGCGACGCTCGGCCTCAATCGCGCCCGCGCTCTGCCGCAGGAAGGCGAGATTTACGAGCTTTATCTTCGGCCTGAGTATCAGGGCATCGGCCTTGGCAGGATGCTGTTCGGCGAGGCGCGCCGGCTCTTGAAGTCGCTCGGCTGCAACGGGCTGGTCGTCTGGTGCCTCGAGGATAACGAGACCGCCAGCCACTTCTACCGCAATCATGGCGGCGTCGATTTCTGCGAAGGCATGGAAAGTTTCGACCACAGGCAATTGAAGAAGATCGGCTTCATCTGGAGCTGA
- a CDS encoding heme biosynthesis protein HemY, with translation MLIRLVVFALFVLLLAYGFSWLADRPGDLSLIWEGQIYQTKLIVAASAIIALVAAVMIAWWFVRLVWTSPHSVTRYFRARKRDRGYQALSTGLIAAGAGNALLARKMAARSRGLIRADQEPLINLLEAQAALIEGRHDEARAKFEAMANDPETRELGLRGLYLEARRLGANEAARQYAEKAADNAPYLPWAAQATLEYRSQAGHWDDAIRLLEQQKAARVVEKAEANRLHAVLLTARAGEKLESNPTGARDDALQALKLAADFIPAALIAAKALFREGGVRKAASILEQTWKSAPHPEIGQAYVRARSGDSTLDRLKRAERLEGQRPNNVESLLVVAQAALDAQEFAKARAKAEAAARMQPREAAYLLLADIEEAETGDQGRVRHWLAQALKAPRDPAWVADGSVSDKWLPVSPVTGRLDAFEWKAPFGQIEGALEDGPAPASIETALKTLPPLRDVRPESPVNDHRIIELERAATIAEAVRPTPAPRSAKPKPVEPVVSDKAPAPSEAKPFFGGLPDDPGVRDPRVEPEPKTRLRLF, from the coding sequence ATGCTGATCCGCCTTGTCGTCTTCGCCCTCTTCGTGCTGCTTCTTGCCTATGGCTTTTCCTGGCTCGCCGATCGTCCCGGTGACCTCTCGCTGATCTGGGAGGGCCAGATCTACCAGACGAAGCTGATCGTCGCCGCCAGCGCAATCATCGCCCTCGTCGCCGCCGTGATGATCGCCTGGTGGTTCGTCCGCCTGGTCTGGACCTCGCCGCATTCGGTGACGCGTTATTTTCGCGCCCGCAAGCGGGACCGCGGGTATCAGGCGCTGTCGACCGGCCTGATCGCCGCCGGCGCCGGCAATGCGCTGCTTGCCCGCAAGATGGCCGCCCGCTCACGTGGCCTCATCCGCGCCGATCAGGAACCGCTGATCAACCTGCTCGAGGCCCAGGCCGCCCTGATCGAAGGTCGCCATGATGAGGCGCGCGCCAAGTTCGAGGCCATGGCCAACGATCCCGAGACGCGCGAACTCGGCCTGCGCGGCCTCTATCTGGAAGCCCGCCGTCTCGGGGCCAACGAGGCGGCCCGCCAATATGCCGAAAAGGCTGCCGACAACGCGCCATATCTTCCCTGGGCCGCACAGGCGACGCTCGAATATCGCAGCCAGGCCGGCCACTGGGACGATGCGATCCGCCTGCTCGAACAGCAGAAGGCCGCCCGCGTCGTCGAAAAGGCCGAAGCCAACCGTTTGCACGCCGTGCTCCTGACGGCGCGCGCCGGCGAGAAGCTGGAAAGCAACCCGACGGGTGCCCGCGACGACGCTCTGCAGGCGCTGAAACTTGCCGCCGATTTCATTCCGGCGGCCCTCATCGCCGCAAAGGCGCTGTTTCGCGAAGGTGGCGTCCGCAAGGCCGCCTCGATCCTCGAACAGACATGGAAATCGGCCCCTCATCCCGAGATCGGCCAAGCCTATGTCAGGGCCCGCAGCGGCGATTCCACGCTCGACCGGCTGAAGCGTGCCGAACGGCTGGAAGGACAGCGACCGAACAACGTCGAATCCCTTCTCGTCGTCGCCCAGGCAGCCCTCGACGCGCAGGAATTCGCCAAGGCTCGCGCCAAAGCGGAAGCAGCGGCGCGCATGCAGCCGCGTGAAGCCGCCTACCTGCTCTTGGCCGACATCGAAGAAGCCGAGACCGGAGACCAGGGCCGCGTGCGCCATTGGCTGGCCCAGGCGCTCAAGGCGCCGCGCGATCCGGCCTGGGTGGCAGACGGCTCCGTGTCGGACAAGTGGCTGCCGGTATCGCCAGTGACCGGCCGTCTCGACGCCTTCGAATGGAAGGCGCCCTTCGGCCAGATCGAGGGTGCGCTCGAAGACGGTCCGGCCCCGGCCTCGATCGAAACGGCTTTGAAGACATTGCCGCCGCTGCGTGACGTCAGGCCGGAAAGCCCGGTCAACGACCATCGCATCATTGAGCTGGAACGCGCCGCGACGATTGCCGAGGCCGTGCGCCCCACGCCGGCACCGAGATCGGCAAAACCGAAACCCGTCGAACCGGTCGTGAGCGATAAAGCGCCGGCGCCAAGCGAGGCGAAACCTTTCTTTGGCGGACTGCCGGATGATCCCGGCGTTCGCGATCCCAGGGTGGAACCGGAACCCAAGACACGGCTCCGCCTTTTTTGA
- a CDS encoding TerB family tellurite resistance protein produces MFERFQAFFQKLTADNPKKGFAPDDPRITVAALCMQVMEADGQIKASEKKRLRKLLKEQYALDGKQLDALMAAGLEAESSAVDYYRFTADLKRHLNTEQRLELIGILWDIVYADGERSEMEDHVIWRIADLLGVSSRERIQKRQEAAARVTDVQVAQDDAD; encoded by the coding sequence ATGTTCGAACGCTTTCAGGCATTTTTCCAGAAGCTCACCGCCGACAACCCGAAGAAAGGCTTCGCCCCTGATGATCCGCGCATCACGGTGGCAGCGCTCTGCATGCAGGTCATGGAGGCCGACGGCCAGATCAAAGCCAGCGAGAAGAAGCGACTGCGCAAGCTCCTGAAGGAGCAGTATGCGCTCGACGGCAAGCAGCTCGATGCTCTGATGGCCGCCGGCCTCGAGGCAGAAAGCTCCGCCGTCGACTATTATCGCTTTACCGCCGACCTGAAGCGCCATCTCAATACCGAGCAACGGCTGGAGCTGATCGGCATCCTCTGGGACATCGTCTATGCCGATGGCGAGCGCAGCGAAATGGAAGACCATGTGATCTGGCGTATCGCCGATCTGCTCGGCGTCTCCTCACGCGAGCGCATCCAGAAGCGGCAGGAGGCCGCCGCCAGGGTGACAGATGTCCAGGTTGCGCAAGATGATGCCGACTGA
- a CDS encoding glutamine amidotransferase, whose product MSRLRKMMPTEQNLNRDGRPILIVLHQERSSPGRVGQLLVEKGYRLDIRRPVLGQPLPTTLEDHAGAVVFGGPMSANDPDDFVKKEIDWIDVPLREKRPYLGICLGAQMLVRHLGGKVQSNADGSTEIGWYPLHPTEKGRLLMHWPKMVYHFHREGFELPRGADLLAEGDAYPNQAFRYDGNAWGLQFHAELTRVMMHRWVVHGAHRFILPNAQQGREHLEGRMLFDAPLKAWLTEFLDIVFEGKTAKATSSIALRA is encoded by the coding sequence ATGTCCAGGTTGCGCAAGATGATGCCGACTGAGCAAAACTTAAACCGCGACGGCCGCCCGATCCTCATCGTCCTGCACCAGGAGCGGTCGAGCCCCGGCCGTGTCGGCCAATTGCTTGTCGAAAAGGGCTACCGTCTCGATATCCGTCGCCCGGTTCTGGGCCAGCCGCTTCCGACAACACTTGAAGACCATGCCGGCGCCGTCGTCTTCGGCGGGCCGATGAGCGCCAATGATCCCGATGACTTCGTCAAGAAGGAGATCGACTGGATTGACGTTCCGCTGCGGGAAAAACGCCCCTATCTCGGCATCTGCCTCGGCGCGCAGATGCTGGTCCGTCATCTCGGCGGCAAGGTGCAGTCGAATGCCGACGGCTCGACGGAGATCGGCTGGTATCCGCTGCACCCGACCGAGAAGGGCCGCCTGCTGATGCACTGGCCGAAGATGGTCTATCATTTCCACCGCGAGGGCTTCGAGCTGCCGCGCGGCGCCGACCTGCTGGCCGAAGGCGATGCCTATCCGAACCAGGCCTTCCGTTACGACGGCAACGCCTGGGGCCTACAGTTCCATGCCGAACTGACCCGGGTGATGATGCATCGCTGGGTCGTGCATGGTGCCCATCGTTTCATCCTGCCGAACGCCCAGCAGGGCCGCGAACATCTCGAAGGCCGCATGCTCTTCGACGCGCCGCTGAAAGCCTGGCTGACCGAATTTCTCGACATCGTCTTCGAAGGAAAGACAGCAAAGGCGACGTCTTCTATCGCCCTTCGCGCTTAA
- the hemC gene encoding hydroxymethylbilane synthase produces MQTKPFRIGTRGSPLALAQAHEARDRLMAAHHLPEDMFEIVVLTTKGDRITDRSLAEIGGKGLFTEELEQKLTAGELDFAVHSAKDMATKLPEGLYLSAYLPREDIRDAVIGRTARKLIDLPHGATVGSSSLRRQALIRRMRPDINVITFRGLVETRLRKLEEGEVDATLLALAGLKRLGKVDVLTDILDPDTFPPAPAQGAICIESRIGDARVDDLLAPVNDAPTFDTVSCERAFLAALDGSCRTPIGGYAVCEGDLIRFSGLIITPDGRSQHAVTTDGHRRDAAALGTRAGQDVRARAGSAFFDDWH; encoded by the coding sequence ATGCAAACAAAACCTTTCCGGATCGGCACGCGAGGCAGCCCGCTGGCGCTTGCCCAGGCGCATGAAGCCCGCGACAGGCTGATGGCGGCGCATCATCTGCCCGAGGACATGTTCGAGATCGTCGTGCTGACGACCAAGGGCGACCGCATCACCGACCGGTCGCTGGCCGAGATCGGCGGCAAGGGCCTGTTCACCGAGGAGCTCGAACAGAAGCTTACCGCCGGCGAGCTCGATTTCGCCGTGCATTCCGCCAAGGATATGGCGACGAAGCTGCCCGAGGGGCTTTATCTCTCCGCCTATCTGCCGCGCGAAGATATCCGCGACGCCGTCATCGGCCGCACCGCACGCAAACTGATCGACCTGCCGCATGGCGCCACTGTCGGTTCCTCATCGCTCCGCCGCCAGGCGCTGATCCGCCGGATGCGGCCGGATATCAATGTCATCACCTTCCGCGGCCTGGTGGAAACGCGCCTGCGCAAGCTCGAAGAAGGCGAGGTGGATGCGACCCTGCTGGCGCTTGCCGGCCTGAAACGCCTCGGCAAGGTCGACGTGCTGACCGATATCCTCGATCCCGACACCTTCCCGCCGGCGCCGGCGCAGGGAGCGATCTGCATTGAAAGCCGCATCGGCGATGCCAGGGTCGACGATCTGCTGGCGCCGGTCAACGACGCGCCGACTTTCGACACCGTCTCCTGCGAACGCGCCTTCCTCGCCGCACTCGACGGCTCCTGCCGCACGCCGATCGGCGGTTATGCCGTCTGCGAAGGCGACCTGATCCGGTTCTCCGGCCTCATCATCACACCCGACGGCCGCAGCCAGCATGCGGTGACGACCGACGGCCACCGCCGCGATGCGGCAGCACTCGGCACCCGCGCCGGCCAGGACGTGCGTGCCAGGGCCGGCAGCGCCTTTTTCGACGACTGGCACTGA
- a CDS encoding uroporphyrinogen-III synthase, which produces MRVLVTRSAHSATRTAQRLRDMGHEPLLLPLRQPLHDGNAAADALATTSGAIAVTSAEAIRVLSALGEQLHPHLARPLFAVGETTAQEARSLGFRSVASSQGNGRDLADLVAARGADGLLYLAGTPRAETFEGRLRELGIRFSIAECYRMQPIVPGPAEIEAIFSRSPPDAILFYSRQTAEDFFRVPDLRSALPEHSAVRLLCLSEAVAQAIPTALKKSSEISPMADEKSLLSLL; this is translated from the coding sequence ATGCGCGTGCTCGTCACCCGCTCCGCGCATTCGGCAACTAGAACCGCACAACGTCTGCGCGATATGGGCCACGAGCCGCTACTGCTGCCGCTGCGTCAGCCGCTGCACGACGGCAATGCCGCCGCAGATGCGCTTGCAACCACCAGCGGCGCAATCGCGGTGACCAGCGCCGAAGCCATCAGGGTCCTCTCCGCGCTCGGCGAGCAACTTCACCCGCATCTTGCCCGTCCGCTTTTTGCGGTCGGCGAAACGACGGCGCAAGAGGCGCGCAGCCTCGGCTTCCGATCGGTCGCCTCATCCCAGGGCAACGGCCGTGATCTCGCCGATCTCGTCGCGGCGCGGGGCGCCGACGGGTTGCTCTATCTTGCCGGCACACCGCGCGCCGAGACTTTTGAAGGAAGATTGCGAGAACTAGGCATCCGTTTTTCCATCGCCGAATGCTACCGCATGCAGCCGATCGTTCCCGGCCCGGCCGAGATCGAAGCGATTTTCTCAAGGTCTCCTCCTGACGCCATTCTCTTCTATTCCCGGCAGACGGCGGAGGATTTCTTTCGCGTGCCGGACCTGCGATCGGCCCTGCCGGAACACAGTGCAGTCCGCCTTCTCTGCCTCAGCGAAGCGGTGGCGCAAGCCATCCCGACGGCTCTGAAAAAAAGCAGCGAGATTTCACCGATGGCGGATGAGAAAAGTCTTCTGTCGCTGCTTTGA
- a CDS encoding COG4223 family protein, protein MQDKEDLMVSGNPPRHSKSADEPVTIDLDAQEFAAAADTEKPVDNETGDADSTTADVGLAPETETASHAEHEEKPVMDAPEEEPAAPEPSFTPPPEQPAPKSAGTSGLIAAGIFGGLVALLGAGAIQYAGYLPGSSAPQTTSPETADLAGEIDGLKQAVANLAANPVSTDDGELAKRVAVLETAAKAPAAVAPADSVNVDALNQKIAELTGQVDQLRSTLAQSSEQQTTNGADIAKRLEEAEKKLNEPREDVAVARAIAAAALKAAIDRGGPFLAELDTFAGVAPDDPAVADLRAFAETGIPSRTELVGEVPDVATAIVEAVNQPDPNQSWSDRLMSSAKSLVTVRPVGNIEGESVEAIAARMEEKVKNGDLPGASAEWNSLPALGKQASAAFKQSLEARIRVEELVGGALSKAVSGTGKEE, encoded by the coding sequence ATGCAGGATAAAGAGGACCTCATGGTATCGGGAAACCCGCCACGCCATTCGAAGAGCGCCGACGAACCGGTCACGATCGACCTCGATGCACAGGAATTCGCCGCTGCAGCCGATACCGAAAAACCGGTAGACAATGAAACCGGCGATGCCGACAGCACCACCGCCGATGTCGGCCTGGCGCCCGAAACCGAGACTGCGTCGCATGCCGAACATGAAGAGAAGCCTGTGATGGATGCGCCGGAGGAGGAACCGGCAGCTCCAGAACCTTCCTTCACCCCTCCTCCTGAACAGCCCGCGCCGAAGAGCGCCGGCACCTCCGGCCTCATTGCCGCCGGCATCTTCGGCGGCCTCGTGGCGCTGCTTGGCGCCGGCGCCATCCAGTATGCGGGTTACCTCCCGGGCTCCTCCGCGCCGCAGACGACCTCGCCGGAGACAGCCGATCTTGCCGGTGAGATCGACGGCCTGAAACAGGCCGTCGCCAACCTTGCCGCCAATCCGGTGAGCACAGATGACGGCGAGCTTGCGAAACGCGTCGCTGTGCTGGAAACGGCTGCAAAGGCTCCCGCGGCCGTCGCGCCGGCCGATTCTGTCAATGTCGATGCACTCAACCAGAAGATTGCAGAACTGACCGGTCAGGTCGACCAGCTGCGCTCGACGCTTGCCCAGTCTTCCGAGCAGCAGACGACGAACGGCGCCGATATCGCCAAGCGCCTCGAAGAGGCCGAAAAGAAGCTGAACGAGCCGCGCGAGGACGTCGCCGTTGCCCGGGCGATCGCCGCTGCCGCCCTGAAGGCGGCGATCGATCGCGGTGGCCCGTTCCTGGCCGAACTCGACACCTTCGCCGGCGTCGCGCCTGACGATCCAGCCGTCGCCGACCTTAGAGCCTTTGCCGAGACCGGCATTCCCTCACGCACCGAGCTGGTGGGCGAGGTTCCCGATGTCGCCACCGCGATCGTCGAAGCCGTCAACCAGCCGGATCCGAACCAGAGCTGGTCGGACCGGCTGATGTCGAGCGCCAAGTCGCTGGTGACCGTTCGTCCCGTCGGCAATATCGAGGGTGAAAGCGTCGAAGCCATCGCCGCCCGCATGGAGGAAAAGGTGAAGAACGGCGACCTGCCAGGCGCCTCCGCCGAATGGAACAGCCTGCCCGCCCTCGGCAAACAGGCCTCCGCCGCCTTCAAGCAATCGCTCGAAGCGCGCATCCGCGTCGAGGAACTGGTCGGCGGGGCGCTGTCGAAAGCGGTCTCCGGCACCGGCAAGGAGGAGTAA
- a CDS encoding YggT family protein, whose product MFALFQTIDLALNIYTWILIASAIFSWLYAFNVINSSNQFVNSVGTFLYNVTEPVLKPIRRLLPNLGGIDISPIILLLIIFFLRTLLWTTLYPLVA is encoded by the coding sequence ATGTTTGCGCTGTTTCAAACCATTGATTTGGCTTTGAATATTTACACCTGGATCCTGATTGCCAGTGCCATTTTTTCCTGGCTCTATGCTTTTAATGTTATCAATTCCAGCAATCAGTTCGTCAATTCGGTCGGCACATTCCTCTATAATGTCACCGAACCGGTGCTGAAGCCGATCCGCCGCCTGCTGCCGAACCTTGGCGGCATCGATATTTCGCCGATCATCCTGCTGCTGATCATCTTCTTCCTGCGCACCCTGCTTTGGACCACGCTGTACCCGCTGGTCGCTTGA